Sequence from the Clostridium botulinum genome:
ACTTGCTAGAAAGTATAGCTATGATAAATATGGCTATGGTAGAAATAAAATTCTTTCATTAGTACAATCATTTCATGGAAGAACCATAACAACTTTAAAAGCTACCGGCCAAGAGAAATTTCATAAGTATTTCTACCCTTTTACAGAAGGATTTGATTATATAAAAGCTAATGATATAGAAGATTTTAAAAGCCATCTTAATCCTGATGTTTGTGCAATAATCCTTGAGGCAATTCAAGGTGAAGGTGGTGTTCTTCCACTTGATAAAAATTTTGTTCAACAAGTTGTTAAAATATGTAATGATAATGATATTTTAGTTATATTTGATGAAGTTCAATGTGGCATTGCTCGAACTGGTAAAATGTTTGGATTCAATAATTTTGATGTTGAACCTGATATAGTTACTGTTGCTAAGGGTTTAGGTGGTGGATTACCAATTGGTGGAGTTCTTTGTTCTGAAAAACTTGAAAATGTGTTCACTCCAGGTGATCATGGTTCAACTTTTGGAGGAAATCCAGTTGCTTGCTCTGGCGCATTAGTTGTATTAGAGAAACTTTGTAGTGAAAATTCATTTGATGAAATATATAAAAAAGGAGAATTTGTTAAAGATATATTAAAAAAATCAAATAATCCTCATATTTTATCTGTGAGAGGAAGTGGATTAATGCTTGGAATTCAAGTAGATATTTCTCCTTCTTTAATTCAACATGAAGCTTTAAAAAAGGGACTCATTGTATTAACTGCTGGAAAAGATGTAATTAGATTACTACCACCTTTAATAATTTCTAAAAATCAATTACATGAAGGATTGTGCACTCTGCTTGATGTGTTAAATTCCATTAAATAAAATTTGATTTTCAGCTAAAAATTTAACCAATTCTATATATTTTAATTACTTTATACATTAAA
This genomic interval carries:
- a CDS encoding acetylornithine/succinylornithine family transaminase codes for the protein MNYNFNEAKNHLINSYNFLEPVMSYGDGVYLYDINNNKYLDFTSGIGVNSLGYNDEDWIQATTTQLKTLQHNSNIFYNNTTVKLAKKLTETSNMNKVFFANSGAEANEGAIKLARKYSYDKYGYGRNKILSLVQSFHGRTITTLKATGQEKFHKYFYPFTEGFDYIKANDIEDFKSHLNPDVCAIILEAIQGEGGVLPLDKNFVQQVVKICNDNDILVIFDEVQCGIARTGKMFGFNNFDVEPDIVTVAKGLGGGLPIGGVLCSEKLENVFTPGDHGSTFGGNPVACSGALVVLEKLCSENSFDEIYKKGEFVKDILKKSNNPHILSVRGSGLMLGIQVDISPSLIQHEALKKGLIVLTAGKDVIRLLPPLIISKNQLHEGLCTLLDVLNSIK